The Sphingopyxis sp. YR583 DNA segment TATGCGAAGGAAATCACGCTTCACCTTGGAAGCTATGGCAGCATCGTCGCCGAGAAATTGGGCGAACGGCTCAGCGAACCGCTCGTCTCGGCGCTGATGTTCCTGTGGGAAACGATGGGGCTGATGCTGATCGGAATGGCGCTGTTCAAATCGCGGATGCTGACCGGCGAATGGGAAGCGGCGCGCTATCGCAAATGGGCGCTGACCGGCTTCCTGATCGGGATTCCTCCGCTCGTCGGCCTTGCATGGTATCAATATGCCGACGGCTTCGGCGCGGTCTCGACGTTCGGCGCGTCGCTGTCGCTGTCGGCGCCCTTCGATATCGCGATGACGATCGGCTGGGCGGCGCTAATCATGCTGTTGATCAAGACCGCGGCGAGCGACCGCGTGCGGGCTCGCCTCGCCGCGACTGGACGCATGGCGTTCACCAATTATCTCGTGACGTCGATCGTCATGACGACGATCTTCTACGGCTATGGCCTTGGCCTCTACGGGAGCGTCGGCCGCACCGCGCTCTATCTTTTCTGCTTTGCTATGTGGGCCGCCATGCTTCTCTGGTCAAAGCCCTGGCTCGACCGCTTCAATTACGGCCCCCTCGAATGGATCTGGCGCAGCCTGTCTCGCTGGCGGCTTCAACCTATGCGGAAGCTGTCCGGCGCCTAATAGCCGACCGCGCGGTCGAAACCGGACGGACGCCGCTGGACGAGCGGATTTGCCTCGCGCTCCAGCGCACCCAGCGTTTCCTCGAACAGCGAACGAAGCTCGACAACGCGGGGCAGATATTCTTCGGGGCTGATCTGGCTTTCGACGCAGTGTCGCGCAAAAACCTCTATATCCTCGGCCAGCGCGCCGAGCCTTTCGCCGCCGAACTGGCGCGCTTCGCTTTTCAGCGTGTGCGCGGGCATGACGAGGCCGCGAGCGTCTCGCGCGCGCATCGCCTCTTCGATCGCGGCAACCGATTTGGTCCCGTCCTCGCGAAAATAGCCGAGAATCCGTACAAACGCCGCGCCCAACTGGGTGCGCGTCGCGCGAAACTCATCCCAATCGACCAGGATTTCGTCCAATGTTCCGTCCCTTGGTGTTCAAATTCGGCCGTGGTCCCGGTCGATCCATGCCCCAACTTCGGTAAAAAAGACGTTACGGCGTCACGATACTTGATGCGCAAGGCGCCCCATTTTGGATCAGCGCCGGACGCGCCAGCCTGCCTCGCCGGAAGCCGCCACGGTATCCTCGACCGACCAGCCATGCTCATCCGCCAGCGCCGCGACCTCGCGCCCCGCCTGGGCATCGTCGGCGAGCAGCAGCACGTCGGACGCTTCGCGCAGCGCGCGCGCGAGCCGGAGTGCGGGCCAGGGACAGCGCATACCGCGCGCGTCGACGACAAGCGGCCCCAATGCGTCAGGCCCGGTCACTCGTCGTAGGGATTGCGCGAATTGCGGAAATTGAGGCGCACCGGCACACCCTGGAACCCCAGTTCCTTGCGCATGCCATTGACCAGATAGCGTTCATAGCTTCCCGGCAGACTGTCGGTGCGCGATCCGAAGACGACGAACGTCGGCGGGCGGGTGCGTGCCTGTGTGATGTACCGCAGCTTGATGCGCTTGCCGCCCGGCGCCGGGGGCGGATTATTGTCGACCGCGCCTTCGAACCAACGGTTGAGCCGCGCGGTCGAAACACGGTTGGTCCAGATTTCGCGCTGTTCGAACGCGACCTTAACCAGCGTGTCGATGCCTTTGCCCGTCGCGCCCGAGATGCTGAGCACGGGCACGCCCTTCACCTGGCTGAGCCCGTCGTCGAGCGCGGTACGAACGCCGTTGAACAGCGCCGAGGGATCTTCAGCGATATCCCATTTGTTGAGCGCAACGATCAGCGCGCGCCCTTCCTGCAATACCTTGTCGGCGATACGCAGATCCTGCGCCTCCAGCCCCTTGGTCGCATCGAGCAGCAGCACCACGACCTCGGCAAAATCGACCGCGTGGAGCGCGTCGGCGACCGAGAGCTTTTCGAGCTTGTCGACGACCTTGGCGCGCTTGCGCATGCCCGCGGTGTCGAACAGCTGGATCTCGTGGACCTCGCCGTCCTTTTCCCATTGCCAGTCGACGCGGATCGAGTCGCGCGTGATCCCCGCCTCCGGTCCGGTAATCAGCCGATCCTCGCCGATCATGCGGTTGATCAGGGTCGACTTGCCCGCATTGGGGCGGCCGACGATCGCGAGCTTCATCGGGCCGAGCGGCGCATCCTCATCCTCTTCGCCTTCGACGGACGGCGGGAACGCTTCGGCTTCGGCGGCGTCATAAGCCTCGACGATCGGGCGCAGCGCGTCGAACAGGTCGACGACGCCCTCGCCATGCTCGGCGCTGAGTGCGATCGGATTGTCGAAGCCGAGCGAATAGCTCTCCATCAGGCCATTTTCGCCCTGTTTCCCCTCGGCCTTGTTTACGAGGAGAATGATCGGCGTGTCCTCGCTGCGCAGCCAGCGCGCGATTTCCTCGTCGAGCGGGGTTACGCCCGCGCGCCCGTCGATCATGAACAGCGCGGCATCGGCCTCGCGCACCGCCTTTTCGGTCTGCACGCGCATGCGGCCCGGCAGCGTCGCCGCGTCATAATCCTCGAAACCCGCGGTATCGACGATCGTGAATTTCAGGCCGAGCAGTTCGCCGTCGCCCTCGCGCCGGTCGCGCGTCACCCCGGGCTGGTCGTCGACAAGCGCAAGGCGCTTGCCGACCAGCCGGTTGAACAGCGTCGATTTGCCGACATTGGGGCGGCCGACAATGGCAATCGTCGCGAATCGCGACATGGCTTGGTTCCTATCCTATCCGGGCCACCCCGGCCCGAACGCTGTATCAGCGCCAGGCCGTGAGCTTGCCGTCGTCCGCGAGGACATACAAAATATTGTTCGCAACCACCGGGGGCTGCGACAGCGACGATTTGAACTCGGTCGACCCCAGCAACGATCCGTCGGTCGGCGAGAATTCGGACAGCGTCCCTTCGCTGTTCACCGCGATCAGACGGCCGCCCGCAAGAATCGGCCCGGTCCAGCGGATCGGATCCTTCTTCTTCTTTTCGGTTTCGACGCGGAAACGTGCGAGCTGCTGCATCCAGCGGACCTTGCCGCTGGTGCGCGCGACGCACAGCAGCTTGCCGTCGTCGGTCATCGCATAGACCCACTCACCAACGACATAGGGCGTGGAGATGCCCGCGATCGAGATTTCCCAGCTGCGCTGGCCGGTAACGAGTTCATAGCTCGCCATGCGTCCGCCCTGCCCGAGCGCAAAGACGCGGCCCCGGTCGACGACCGGATCGGCATCGACGTCGGTGAGCGTCGAGACCGACAGCGCCATCGAGGTGCGCGCCAACGCATCTTCCCACAGGTCACGGCCGTTTTCATAGCGGTACGCCTGTACCTCGCCCGACGAGAAGCCGGCGACGATCGTCCCCTGCCCCGCTGCCGGCGAAGCGGCGCCGAACACGCTGCCCGCCTCCATCGACGCGGTCGCTTGCCACTGCACCGCGCCATCGGCGGCGTTGAGCGCAAAAATCTGATTGTCCTGGCTGATCACATAGACGCCGCCAAAGGCAATCGTCGGTGCGCCGCGCAGCGGGCCCGAGGGCTTCACTTTCCAGATCACCGACCCGTCGGCGACATTCAGCGCCGCGACGTCGCCGACGCCGCTCGTCGCATAAACGACATTGCCGTCGACACCGGCACCGCCGCCGAACAGCGACGCCTTGAAATCCTTACCGGTGCTGCCGATCGCCGCGCTCCACAGCTTTGCGCCGGTATCGGCGGCAAAGGCGGTGACGACCGCGTCGGTGTCGACCACGAACAGACGGTTGTCGGCCACGACCGGCGACGCGGCGAGGCGCTGCTTGTTGGTGCCTCCGGCGACGCTGACTTCCCACAACCGGCTACGCGTCGCGGCGAGGGCGGGATGGCCCATCGACTTCGACGCATTGCCGCCCGACTGCGCCCAATTGGCGTTGACGGCGGGTTCGGGCAGCACGACCGCGATCGCCGCAGTGGCCGGATCGACCTTGACGCTGTTGTCGTTCGACAGGATCGACACGCGGTCGCCGACGGTCGGGGTTTTCGGTCCGCCGTCGCCCTTCAGCACCCCACATGCCGTGAGCGGCAGCGCCAGCAGCGCCGCATAAATTCCGTAACGCGTTTTCCGCATATTATTTGGCTTCCTCAGTCTTTTCGGCTGCCGCTGCCTTTGGCGCAGCATTGCCTTTCTGGTCCTTTTCGGCGCTTTCGTCGGCCCGGTCGGCGACCGCATCGACGCCGAGCATGCCCGCCATCTGCACCGAGCGCGACTGCAGCGACTTGGTGACGTTGGGCAATTTCGCGATGCGTCCATAAAGCGCGCCGGCCTGATCGAACTGGCCCAGCTGATAATGCGCGGTCGCAGAGAGTTCGGCGGCGCTCGCGAACCAGCTCGACGCCGGATCCTTCGCGTCGACCATCGGCTTCATCCGCGAGATCACCACTTCGGGCTTCAGCGTGTCATATTCGAACGCCGTCTGGCGGATCAGCGCGAGGTCGCGCAGCGCCTGGTCGAGCTTGGTGTCGGCGGCGACCTTCGCCATCAGTGCGGCGGCGGCCTTCAGGTCGCCGGTCTGCGCCTTGATGTTCGCTTCCTGCATCTGCGCAACGGCGCGATAGGCGGGGTCGCCTTCGGCCACGAGCTTTTCCAGTTCGGCCGTCGCAGCGCGCGGCTGGTTGGCACCGAGCTTTTCGAACGCCGCGATCAGTTCTTCGGCCTGCTCGCCACGCGCGGCATCCTGCCGGTGGCTCCAGAAGAGATAACCGCCAAACGCCAGCAATGCGGCCAGAACACCACCGATGATCCAGCGGCCATAACGCTGCATGATCGTATCGAGCCGGTCCTTGCGGACGGCCTCGTCGACTTCCTGCAACAGCGCGGCATCATTCGTCGGGCTCAGGGCCACTCAAACCTCCATATACTCGATATCGGCGCCAGGGCCCGCCGCTTCTTAGCGACGGCGCCGAAAAACGCCAAGCGTTTCACTTTGCATGATCGCCGTGCCGTCAACCGGCGTAGGTCTGATCCTCGGTCGGGAATGAACGGGACCTGACTTCGTCGGCATAGTCCTTGACCGCGCCGTTCACGACACTTGCCATGTCCTGATAGCGCTTCACGAATTTGGGGACGCGTTCGAACATGCCGAGCATATCGTCGGTGACGAGCACTTGCCCGTCGCACTGCGCCGAAGCACCGATGCCGATCGTCGGGCAATCGACCTTGTCCGTGATCTCGATCGCGATCGATTCGAGCACGCCCTCGATGACGATCGAAAAGGCGCCGGCTTGCGCAACGGCAACCGCATCTTCGACGATCGAGCGTGCTTCCTCTTCGCTCTTGCCGCGCACGCCATAGCCGCCGAGAATATTGACCGCCTGCGGGGTCAGCCCGACATGGCCCATCACCGGAATGCCGCGCTGGGTCAGGAACTCGATCGTCGGCGCGAGCACCTTGCCGCCCTCGACCTTCACGGCGGCGGCGCCGGTTTCCTTGAGCAGCCGCGCGGCATTGTCGAACGCCTGCTGCGGGCTGGCCTCATAGCTGCCGAAGGGCATGTCGACGATCACCGCGGCATGATAGCTGCCGCGCACCACCGCGGCACCGTGCAGCGCCATCATCTCCATCGTCACGCCGACGGTGTGCGGCAGGCCGTAAATCACCTGCGCAAGCGAATCGCCGACGAGCAGCATGTCGCAATGCGGGTCGAGCAGCTGCGCCATGCGGACGGTATAGGCCGTGAGCATCACAAGCGGCTCGCCGCCCTTGCGCTGGCGAATACGCGGCACCGTCAGGCGCTTCATCGGCTGCGGCGTCGGATTGGCGCGGCTTGTCGAGGTGTCGAGGGTGAGCGTTTTGGGGAGTGTGGACATGGCGCGGGGGCTTAGCGGCTAAAGCGCGGGCGCGAAAGCGACAAAGGTCGGCGATGTAATGAAATATTGACTCAATGTTAAAAATATTATACATAAGGTTCGAATCACATGACACAGAGCCTTGCGAATGTCGTTTCGGGAGAAAATTCACTGGGTCACGCTGGTGACGATGATTCTGGCCTTCGGTTGGTATTTCCTCGTTTATCCGTGGCAGATCGTGGACAGCCCTGCGGGCGTCATGACGACCGCCGGCATGCTGGTGCCCGTGACCATCGCCATCATCATCGCGATGACCATCGCAACAGCCTTGCTGGCAATCCGCAGCCCGCGCGATACCGAAGCCCGCGCGGATGAACGCGACCGCAGCTTCGATATGCGCGGCACATATTTCGGCTATTATCCGCTTGTCGTCGGCATCTGGATCAACATCTTCCTGATCTTCTGGGGGATCGGGCAGGCCGCGCAGCTCAACCTGATGATCGCCACGCTGGTCGTGGCGGAGGCGGTACGGATCGGGACGCAGCTTTATCTTTATCGCCGGGGCTGTTGAGCCATGTCGCCCGCGATCCTCGAATCCGCCCGGCAACTTGCCGACCCCGACACCGGAGACTCGTCGATGAACTTCCGCGAAAAGACCGCATGGCTGAACGTCATCGCGATGGTCGCCGTCTACACCCTCTATTTCGGGCTTCTTCTCTCCGGACATCCCGCCGGGCGCGAGGTGTTTCCGATGCTGTGGCTCTTCGGATCGATCGCCGTGGCGCACGCCACCACCGTCATCGTCGGCACCGTCATCCTGTCGGCGCAGGCGCCGAAATCGGAGCGCGTGCGTGCCGACGAGCGCGACCGCGCGATCCGCCGGCGCGGGGCGACCGCCGGCTATTATGTGCTGCTGGTGGGAATGATGGTCGTCGGCGTCTACATGCCCTTTGTCGAAGGCGGAGTGCGGCTGGCGAATTGCGGCCTGTTCGCGATCGTCGCTGCCGAACTGGTGAACAGCGTCGTGGTGCTCCTCAGCTACCGAAGGGGCTGGCATGGCTAAGCCCCCTTTCACCAACGACATCCGCACCCTGCGCTTTCTTGCCGGCGAAATGACGCAGGGCGATCTCGGCGACCGTGTCGGCGTCACGCGCCAGACGATCGCGGCGATCGAGCAGGGCAAATATTCCCCATCGCTGGAGGTCGCATTCCGGATCGCCCACGTCTTCGGCAAGCCGCTCGAGACTGTGTTCCAGTGGGATAAAACGGGCGATTGAGACAGCGCGGCCGCGCGGGCCCGGGCCGATGCCCCTCCCCGGTGGTGTCGGCCCGGGTCTTAGGTTGCGCCGAGTGCTTCAAGCTGCCCGTCGTCGAGACGGAGGTCGAGACTGCCCATCAACTCGTCGAGTTGCGCGGTCGATGTCGCGCTGGCGATCGGCGCGGTGACCCCGGGCTGTGCGGCGACCCATGCGAGGGCGATCTGCGACAGGGTGGCGCCCGTCTCGGCGGCGATGCGGTCCATCGCCGCCAGCACCGCCGGTCCCTTCCCTTCGAGATAGGGTTTGACGCGCGCACCGCGCGGGCTTTTCCCTAGATCGTCGGCACCGCGATATTTGCCCGACAGATAGCCCGAGGCGAGGCTGAAATAGGTGACGACCCCCAGCCCTTCGTCGATGCACAATTTTTGCAATGCGCCTTCATATTGCGCGCGATCGAGCAGGTTGAGTTCGGGCTGCATCGCGGTGAAGCGCGGCAGGCCATTTTCGTCCGCCACGCGCAGCGCCTCGGCGAGGCGTTCTGCCGAATAGTTCGACGCGCCGATCGCCCGCACGATGCCCGCATCGACCAGTTCGGCAAAGGCGCCGAGCGCCTCGTCCAGTGGCACGTCGGGATCGTCCTTGTGCGCGAAATACAGGTCGATCGTGTCGACGCCCAGGCGATCGAGCGACCCCTGCACCGCCTCGCGGATGCGATCGGGTTTCAGGCCGCCGGGCATCATGCCGACCTTGGTCGCGATCAATACATTGTCCCGCGCGCCGCTATGCTTCAGCCAGGCGCCCATCATGCTCTCGGATTCGCCGCCCTTATGGCCCGGAACCCACGCCGAATAGACGTCGGCGGTATCGATCATCCCGCCGCCAAGCTCGACGAAGCGGTCGAGGACGGCAAAGCTGGCATCGCGCCCGGCCGTCATGCCGAAGACATTGCCGCCCAGCACGAACGGCCGGATCGACAGGCCGCTCTGGCCCAATGGCTTTTCGCTCATTCTCCGCTTCCCTTCACCGTGGCAACCGCCTCGCGCGGATTGTCGCTGAACAGGCCATCGATTCCGGTCGCAAGATAGGCAGCGATCTCGCCCGCAAGGTCGCCATGCCCTGCGGGATTGACCCCGCCCTTGTCGCCGAGCGGCAGGAAGTAATTTTCGCGGCGGAACGTCCACGGGTGGACTTTCAGTTTCGCCGCATGCGCATCGCGCACGAGATCGGTCGGATTTCCGAGCCGGCCGAGCGCTCCGCGCGGAATGACCAGAGCCTTTGCAGGACCGATACCGTCGGCATAGCCCGCGATCATTTTCAGCCCCGCCGGTGACGTCATGGCGGCATAGCTGGTACCCGGCCGATCGGCGGGACCACCTTCGGCATCCATCAACTGGATCAGCGGCAACTCGCTCCTGGCGCGCAGGTCCATCAGATTGCCGACCTCGAAACTCTGGATGAACACGGGCGCGGTCCGGCCGCGATAGCCGAAACGATCGAGCATCGCGAGCAACGGCGCCTCGTGCGGCAGGCCGATCGCCACGAAATAACTCGGGTGCTTGGTTTCGGGATAGACGCCGACGGGTTTATCTCGTCCCTTGTTCACCTCGGCGAGCAGGGTCAGGATCTCCTCGAACGTCGGGATTTCGAACTGGCCGTCATATTCGGTGCTGCGCAGTTTCGGCAGCCGCTCGCGCGCGCGCAGCGTCTTGAGTTCGGCCAGCGTGAAATCTTCGGTGAACCAGCCCATGACCTGCTGTCCGTCGATCGTCTTCGTCGCCTTGCGGCCCGCGAATTCGGGATGCGCAGCGACGTCGGTGGTTTCCGAAATCTCGTTCTCGTGCCGGGCGACGAGCACGCCGTCCTTGGTCAGCACCAGGTCGGGCTCGATATAGTCGGCACCGAGATCGATCGCGAGCCGGTAGCTCGCCAGCGTGTGTTCGGGGCGTTCGCCCGACGCCCCGCGGTGCGCGATTACAATCGGCGGCTGGCCGTCGAGGGTCGGCTGCGCGGTCACGACGTCAGCCGAGCAGCCCGAGGAGAACAACACGGCCAGCAAGGCCAAAAACGACCGGGT contains these protein-coding regions:
- a CDS encoding outer membrane protein assembly factor BamB family protein, with the protein product MRKTRYGIYAALLALPLTACGVLKGDGGPKTPTVGDRVSILSNDNSVKVDPATAAIAVVLPEPAVNANWAQSGGNASKSMGHPALAATRSRLWEVSVAGGTNKQRLAASPVVADNRLFVVDTDAVVTAFAADTGAKLWSAAIGSTGKDFKASLFGGGAGVDGNVVYATSGVGDVAALNVADGSVIWKVKPSGPLRGAPTIAFGGVYVISQDNQIFALNAADGAVQWQATASMEAGSVFGAASPAAGQGTIVAGFSSGEVQAYRYENGRDLWEDALARTSMALSVSTLTDVDADPVVDRGRVFALGQGGRMASYELVTGQRSWEISIAGISTPYVVGEWVYAMTDDGKLLCVARTSGKVRWMQQLARFRVETEKKKKDPIRWTGPILAGGRLIAVNSEGTLSEFSPTDGSLLGSTEFKSSLSQPPVVANNILYVLADDGKLTAWR
- a CDS encoding DUF418 domain-containing protein, with product MNMAPARYESLDAIRGVAVMGILAMNIIAFALPFSAYTNPMAGGPIGNIDLATWFFTFVFVDSKMRGLFSMLFGASTLLVIQSAAASGRSAAGAHYSRMFWLAIFGLIHFYFIWFGDILFLYAICGLLLFAFRNLSIRALVVWAVVFLVTGIGFLGMGWLMFSLAEAGRLPAEGAAQIRSDLVQLNADMGPNAASYAKEITLHLGSYGSIVAEKLGERLSEPLVSALMFLWETMGLMLIGMALFKSRMLTGEWEAARYRKWALTGFLIGIPPLVGLAWYQYADGFGAVSTFGASLSLSAPFDIAMTIGWAALIMLLIKTAASDRVRARLAATGRMAFTNYLVTSIVMTTIFYGYGLGLYGSVGRTALYLFCFAMWAAMLLWSKPWLDRFNYGPLEWIWRSLSRWRLQPMRKLSGA
- a CDS encoding sulfurtransferase TusA family protein; the encoded protein is MTGPDALGPLVVDARGMRCPWPALRLARALREASDVLLLADDAQAGREVAALADEHGWSVEDTVAASGEAGWRVRR
- a CDS encoding tetratricopeptide repeat protein codes for the protein MALSPTNDAALLQEVDEAVRKDRLDTIMQRYGRWIIGGVLAALLAFGGYLFWSHRQDAARGEQAEELIAAFEKLGANQPRAATAELEKLVAEGDPAYRAVAQMQEANIKAQTGDLKAAAALMAKVAADTKLDQALRDLALIRQTAFEYDTLKPEVVISRMKPMVDAKDPASSWFASAAELSATAHYQLGQFDQAGALYGRIAKLPNVTKSLQSRSVQMAGMLGVDAVADRADESAEKDQKGNAAPKAAAAEKTEEAK
- a CDS encoding aldo/keto reductase; this encodes MSEKPLGQSGLSIRPFVLGGNVFGMTAGRDASFAVLDRFVELGGGMIDTADVYSAWVPGHKGGESESMMGAWLKHSGARDNVLIATKVGMMPGGLKPDRIREAVQGSLDRLGVDTIDLYFAHKDDPDVPLDEALGAFAELVDAGIVRAIGASNYSAERLAEALRVADENGLPRFTAMQPELNLLDRAQYEGALQKLCIDEGLGVVTYFSLASGYLSGKYRGADDLGKSPRGARVKPYLEGKGPAVLAAMDRIAAETGATLSQIALAWVAAQPGVTAPIASATSTAQLDELMGSLDLRLDDGQLEALGAT
- the der gene encoding ribosome biogenesis GTPase Der, whose product is MSRFATIAIVGRPNVGKSTLFNRLVGKRLALVDDQPGVTRDRREGDGELLGLKFTIVDTAGFEDYDAATLPGRMRVQTEKAVREADAALFMIDGRAGVTPLDEEIARWLRSEDTPIILLVNKAEGKQGENGLMESYSLGFDNPIALSAEHGEGVVDLFDALRPIVEAYDAAEAEAFPPSVEGEEDEDAPLGPMKLAIVGRPNAGKSTLINRMIGEDRLITGPEAGITRDSIRVDWQWEKDGEVHEIQLFDTAGMRKRAKVVDKLEKLSVADALHAVDFAEVVVLLLDATKGLEAQDLRIADKVLQEGRALIVALNKWDIAEDPSALFNGVRTALDDGLSQVKGVPVLSISGATGKGIDTLVKVAFEQREIWTNRVSTARLNRWFEGAVDNNPPPAPGGKRIKLRYITQARTRPPTFVVFGSRTDSLPGSYERYLVNGMRKELGFQGVPVRLNFRNSRNPYDE
- a CDS encoding helix-turn-helix transcriptional regulator — encoded protein: MAKPPFTNDIRTLRFLAGEMTQGDLGDRVGVTRQTIAAIEQGKYSPSLEVAFRIAHVFGKPLETVFQWDKTGD
- a CDS encoding Hpt domain-containing protein codes for the protein MDEILVDWDEFRATRTQLGAAFVRILGYFREDGTKSVAAIEEAMRARDARGLVMPAHTLKSEARQFGGERLGALAEDIEVFARHCVESQISPEEYLPRVVELRSLFEETLGALEREANPLVQRRPSGFDRAVGY
- the panB gene encoding 3-methyl-2-oxobutanoate hydroxymethyltransferase, yielding MSTLPKTLTLDTSTSRANPTPQPMKRLTVPRIRQRKGGEPLVMLTAYTVRMAQLLDPHCDMLLVGDSLAQVIYGLPHTVGVTMEMMALHGAAVVRGSYHAAVIVDMPFGSYEASPQQAFDNAARLLKETGAAAVKVEGGKVLAPTIEFLTQRGIPVMGHVGLTPQAVNILGGYGVRGKSEEEARSIVEDAVAVAQAGAFSIVIEGVLESIAIEITDKVDCPTIGIGASAQCDGQVLVTDDMLGMFERVPKFVKRYQDMASVVNGAVKDYADEVRSRSFPTEDQTYAG
- a CDS encoding glycerophosphodiester phosphodiesterase; this translates as MTRSFLALLAVLFSSGCSADVVTAQPTLDGQPPIVIAHRGASGERPEHTLASYRLAIDLGADYIEPDLVLTKDGVLVARHENEISETTDVAAHPEFAGRKATKTIDGQQVMGWFTEDFTLAELKTLRARERLPKLRSTEYDGQFEIPTFEEILTLLAEVNKGRDKPVGVYPETKHPSYFVAIGLPHEAPLLAMLDRFGYRGRTAPVFIQSFEVGNLMDLRARSELPLIQLMDAEGGPADRPGTSYAAMTSPAGLKMIAGYADGIGPAKALVIPRGALGRLGNPTDLVRDAHAAKLKVHPWTFRRENYFLPLGDKGGVNPAGHGDLAGEIAAYLATGIDGLFSDNPREAVATVKGSGE